TTGTACATTTTACTATTATGCACTAAAACGCTGTGTGTGATAGTCAGTTTCAGAGAGTTTGTGTTTCATGtgacaataccccccccccccccccagtccctgtGTGCCCTGTATGGTTCAACGTGACCCTTTACATCATCCTGTGACCTGAGATCAGCCTGGGTCTGAATACAAAACGACCTTCGtgtcctcctgcctgtctgaagAAAGCTGTGTGTCGGTCTCGTGCGTGTCTTTcggctctcctgtcctgtcactACGAGGGCATTTTAGGTTTAGAGGAACCACACTCTTCTTTGTGTTTTAGGGTGGACGTctctgattcccccccccccccatcgacccccccatcccactaGCCTCTAACACTCCCACCCCCCTAGCCTCTAacactcccaccccccacccccctagccTCTAACACTCCCACCCCCCTAGCCTCTAACCTCCCCCATGcagcctgtgtgtttgaggggagGAGGTTCTGGAAGCAGTGTGGTTGAGGTGATGAAGGAAGCCTAGCCCCAACCCTCCTCCAATCACCTCAGCCAGTGTCCTATCCtgcccctccgtccctcccctccctccagccttccTCTCAATGAGCATGTAGCAGTTCAGGCCtcaaccagcagggggcaggatCTCCTCAATATAGTAGCTCTGACCTTGAACAGCGACAGCTCTCCACTCCAGGAGAACCCTGGTCTTGTAGACAGTCTGAAGCCCGAGAGAGAAGCTACAGAAGCCCTGATGTGTGTTCTCTGGTCTCAATGTTCACCCGGTCGGGCATAGATGTTCTCCTGGACGTGTTGAGCTTTAGTGTTTGTTGGTTGTGTTCTCCTGGTAGCTTAGGAGCGTTGCAAAGACAGCTAGCCACGAATCACTGTGATGAGAAACTGTAATACTGACCCCACAAACTGTGATCCCTTACACCCCCACATAAacgtctttccccctctctcctctctcctcctcgtcccgcCCCTAGCGCTCTCCCTGGCACGGCTATGTTTAAAAAGAAAGCAATAACATGAGTAGGGTTTTGTCGATTTGTTTTATCTGTGTAGGgggatgtttgagtgtgtgtgtgtttggggtggaaAGTGTGGAGATCGTCATATTATCTCTTCAAAGCTTAAACTGCTATTAGCTGCAACTTACCTCCTCTTGAAATCAGAAATGATGTCAGACAAGGAGGTGGATCTTCTTTAGGAAAGAGGCCTAAGACCGGGAACACTGGTCAATGTAGTTCAGGTCCAAATCTGAATGTTCGAGTGCCAGTCTTAGCATAAGTTTGCTTGTGGAGGTCGTTGAGGGATTTGGAAACAAGCTACTTCATATAAACCGTCCCCTTCTACATATGAGCCCCTCATCTCATCTCGGTACTTATCCAGGGAATGTTGTCACAGAAATGCTGGCGTGGCAGGAATGTGTCCATGCATTATTGTTTTAAAGCCTTAACAATATTCATATTCACGTTCAATAAGGAATtaaaacgtgtgtgtatgtgcatgtgtgtgtgtgtgtgtgtgctggtagaTTCAGAGCTGATAGAGaatgcagaggggaggagaaataaTACTGTTAGTGGTGATTGTATGACAATGTTATGGAACTAGCGATGACCTGACAGCATTTAAAAATATTTCATGCAACACATTGTTTACCATGGCGTCACCTCACTGTGCCATCCGACATATCAGAATTATTTTCACACCATCCGGATCAACCTTGCTTCCTAGCAGTATGGATACCTCCCACAGCTTCCACTGGAGCAAACATGGACTCAGGATctgaatatatttatatatacatttGTGCGTTTATCAGTTCATCTGTTCATCTGTAAGGGGTacagcgagagacagacaggagacctCAGCTTAGGACATTGTTTTGAAACGTCTTGACAGAGGTGAGGACAAGAACTGTGAGGAAACACAGACGGCTGGTAAGAGTAGACTAGTGTGCCTCCACGTGTCGACATCACGGTTGCCAAGAAAACACCTTGcacacttgacacacacacaaacgtatcaGATCTGGGGTTCTGGGTTTAGGGCCTTTATGAAGGATGTCCATTatgggtgtgaggagaggaagggggggtggtggaggtgagggtgtggtCCACAGGAAGAGCAGACAGGATATGGCGATACAGAAGGGTACAGAGGGTTAGACAATTCTTGGAGACAAACACGGTCGCTCTAGTGGCTAGGCTTTCTAGATGACGAGTGTTTGTCCTCAACACAACAGACCCCCAAATCCATCCTTGCTCCCAACCGCCGTATTTGAGCCAGTTCTAAGGCTTTCTAACAGTGACAGTTTGAGTGGAGGAGTCCATTTGAGtgcaaggagagggaggaagtgtaTGGACTGCGTCAAATGTAACagtggaaaaaaaactaaaacatgcACTGAGTTGAAGACAAACGGTAAACCGAGTTCATGCAAAAATATAAACTGTTGCAAAAACCAGTGAACACACGTATACTCCTTTAGAATGGATAAAGACCTTATTAACGCAATAGAATATTACTCAATACTAAGGAATGCAACTGCGCACATGCACAGAAAATGTTTTTAATATAAATTactatatatatgaaatatatGAAAATATCTATATTTACTTAGAATGCTATGCACCCTTACTTGTCAACCGGGATTATAGTTATTGTTATGGATGTACTTTTAGCATCATAGAAGAGACTGTTTGAGTTATGGGTAATGCCTGCATCCTGGGAATAAAAAGGTCCTTGTAGGTATTTTATCTTGTTTTGTTGGCTTTTTTATTGTTACGAAGAGGTCAATtatggagaaaaaaatatatgtacAACAAGCCTTTTAATCAAACGAAATCCGAAGACATCTATAGACAATTTACCCTGTACACCAGCTCAAACCATTTACAAAATTAATAAAGAAACgaaatgtctgtgtttgtgagtgtcttCATAAGCAAGTCAAGGTTACTTGCATTGTGTGTACGTACATGGAAGGTCTTAAATGATAACAGGCTACAAGTTCAAAATTGCACAGCATGGACAATTGGTTTAAACTCTCTCGTTCTACATTTGTAGAAGACATAGCATATCACGTTGATCAACTGACAATGTGCAAACCATTCTCTGGCGCAAACCCAATTTAAGACGGAGGAAATACTTCTACGTCTACCCAAAAATTCACAAACATGTCATAACATTAGGTTCCAATAGGGGGCAAAATATTCGCAATGTATCTGGCTAGCTCTTTCCACCTCTTTCCTGTTTTGTGTGAGTGCTtgtttgagactggaagaacgtGCTGGTAAGGTCCTTTAAAAAAGACCCTGGCCAGTTATTTAGGTTGCGTGTGGGAATGTGAGTAGTTTAGATCATATACTATCATTTGCACACATTATGAAACAGGAagttatttatttgtatatatGAGAGAATAGCAAGGGAACAAAAAAAGCAAAGACGAAGAAACAACAGACTGCCTTGTTGTTTGGAAGTCAGTAGCGAGCTAGCTGTCTGCAAGTTGTCAAATTTAGCCATAGTCTATCATAGAGCAAACGATCCAGTGTTTTGAAGATGTCTACGGGATGTCAGAACAACGCCACTAGCAAAGCCATTCCGACAACCAGGAGAGTCACCATTAACGACGCGGAGCACATGCCCCACGATTACTCCACAACTCCCGGAGGAACGCTGTTTAGCACAACCCCTGGAGGTGAACTGTCATCTGTTCCCTAAACACAGCAATGTTGTACAATTGGCTAGTTAACACGTCGCAAAATAATAGCGTTGACCTTATACGGAATGTATTGcgttaatgttgttgttttaataCAACAAAGACATGCTTATAGCAAAATGTCATGCAGACAAAGGGTTAGCCAGAAaattatctagctagctaaccagaaATCTGCTTTGACAGAAAATGTTATGGCCACCATTATTTTAGAAGCTTGAGATGTTTCATTAACTTAGGCGAATGCATGTTGTAAAAATTATTCTAAACCTATGATTTTCTGAGTTTGAGGCGAATTCCTTTGCTCGGGTGTTGTTTGCAGATGAGCATTAATCGTGTAAATATAGAGGTTTTCTTTTGAGTATTCATCTTGTGGTCAACTAAGGCCAGCCACATGGTCAGTCCTTGTTGTGGTTGTGACTTGTGACGCAGAAGCTATGCTAACTTTCTTAAAACCCCAAGGAGGCCAACATTATCAGCACGGAATTTCATTATGTCGTACCTGGTACCACATATGTGTATCTTGTGTGCAATTCAATGCCGGACAATAGTGCATGGTCATGCCGTCTCGTATGTGTGCAATTCAAAGACAGCACTAATGGTACGCCACGTACCACATACATGTGAATCTACACCAAGAATAAGCTACTCCGGAGAAAGTTTCTATAGAAGCAGCCGCAGCGACGTCATTTATGTTATCTGTCATCTGTCATCTGATCATTAAAAGCAGTAGTCATGGGACTTAGCCTTCCACTTCCTCGCCTGCCACATGGTGGCGTCTGAGTCGTTGACGCAACTCGACATGGATTCGGAGATGATTAACACCAGAACAGCCTGACGGATTGTCTTGAGATGTCTCATCTTTCAGAAGCTATACTAAATTTGGCCTATCGTGACTTTGTACCTTTAACTTTCTATCTCGATATAATTATGATTTAAGTAGAGTACAGAGTTGATAAGcaggcgtgtgtgagtgagtggtggATCTGTGTGCATTTGACCCCTCAGAGAGCAGAGTTTGCCCCGTGCTTGTCGATACTATTTTGGGCTCTTTCAAACATTCCAGATCGTCCGTCACATAACTCACATGTTGCTCATCAAAGAATACTTTGATTGTCCCACCCTcgtcttcctccaccctcctcttccaccccctctcctctacctcctccctctttccacccccacccttctaCCCCCTCCTTACTCCACCCACCtgttccaccccctctcctctacctcctccctctttccacccCCAACCTTCTACCCCCTCCTTACTCCACCCACCTGTTCCACCCCCTctcatctacctctcctccaccccttccccactctcctccacccgcctgttctctctcctcctcctcctcctctcaggtaCCAGGATCATCTACGATCGGAAGTTTCTCCTGGAGTGCCGCAGGTCCCCAGTGGCCAGGACCCCGCCTCGCTGCCTGCCCGACATTCCGGGGGTGACGAGCCCTCCGTCCAAACTCATCCTCCAGGACAAGGCCCAGAAGGGAGAAGCACTCGTCAacgtcaacaacaacatcatcgtCCCACCTGCTGACAAGAGCGGAGCCGGTAAGAGCACGGATTCCATAAACGTCGGGGGTAGAGTACCTCCAGAAGCTCCCTTCAGAGAAGTATCTGTTTGTGGTCTGAAGTTTGCGGGGAGCGTATCGATGGGCGACGTTTATGAATTGTCTTGTGTTTTGTCCTATAGGAGATGATGCACAGTTTGAAATGGACATCTAACCGCTTGGCCAGTGGAAGGACGTGAATCACCTACCCCTGTAACCATGACGCTGAAGAGAGCACCCCTCgaccctgcttctctctgtccctcactctTTAACCATCCTTCCGTTTCCATTCAGTCCGCTCTTCCGCTGTTGTAAACGACAAAATCTCTGCTACGACTGTGAAACCTGAGGCACGAGAGGGTTGAGACCGTTCAGTGTGATTATAACGTCGGTTGTGCCTTGTATGTTTCAGAGTAGCTACTGTTAAACGTAAACACAGAACACCGAACTTGACTTATTTTCTATCTACTCAACCTTTTGTACCCGGAATGTGCCGGAAAAACAGCGGGTGGATTTTTCTCGCTGGAAGCGGTAGGCCTTTTATTTGTATTCTATGGATTTGATGATTCTCTCACGTCGTGGTGACGTCTGAATGACCTTTAACCTTCATACCCAATCACCATC
Above is a genomic segment from Osmerus mordax isolate fOsmMor3 chromosome 24, fOsmMor3.pri, whole genome shotgun sequence containing:
- the eif4ebp1 gene encoding eukaryotic translation initiation factor 4E-binding protein 1; protein product: MSTGCQNNATSKAIPTTRRVTINDAEHMPHDYSTTPGGTLFSTTPGGTRIIYDRKFLLECRRSPVARTPPRCLPDIPGVTSPPSKLILQDKAQKGEALVNVNNNIIVPPADKSGAGDDAQFEMDI